The following are from one region of the Dehalococcoidia bacterium genome:
- a CDS encoding TrkA family potassium uptake protein, with protein MKVVIMGCGRVGSELAVRLDVEGHQVTVLDINPDAFRRLPPDFKGRRVVGNGIDQDVLRRVGLAEADVFIAVTQGDNRNVMAAQIAKHIFQVPKVICRIYDPIREEIYRELGLETYSPTRTTVQRLREMALQETAPRRE; from the coding sequence ATGAAGGTCGTCATCATGGGCTGCGGCCGCGTCGGCTCCGAGCTGGCCGTGCGGCTGGACGTAGAGGGGCATCAGGTGACAGTGCTAGACATCAACCCCGATGCCTTTCGTCGCCTCCCCCCCGACTTCAAGGGCCGCCGGGTGGTGGGCAACGGCATCGACCAGGACGTGCTGCGGAGGGTGGGCCTGGCTGAGGCCGACGTGTTCATCGCCGTCACTCAGGGCGACAACCGCAACGTCATGGCGGCCCAGATAGCCAAGCACATATTCCAGGTCCCCAAGGTCATCTGCCGCATATACGACCCCATTCGCGAGGAGATATACCGTGAGCTGGGGCTGGAGACCTACAGCCCCACCCGCACCACCGTGCAGAGGCTGCGAGAGATGGCCCTGCAGGAGACGGCGCCCAGAAGGGAGTAA
- a CDS encoding universal stress protein codes for MRRLPYQLKEILVPVDGSEASLDAVALACALAKRNRGKVYAVYVIEVARSLPLDAPMGAEADKGERILEEAERVAKENDYELEGELLQARDAGHAIVDEAIERGVEAIIMGVEPQVIEGGYEWPTEGKPRPVSAELPLGRVARYVVQHAPCEVWIIRRPLPVS; via the coding sequence GTGAGAAGGCTCCCCTACCAGCTGAAAGAGATCCTGGTCCCCGTCGATGGCTCTGAGGCCAGCCTGGACGCGGTGGCCCTGGCCTGCGCCCTGGCCAAGCGTAACCGAGGCAAGGTCTACGCCGTCTACGTTATCGAGGTGGCCCGCAGCCTGCCCCTGGACGCCCCCATGGGCGCTGAAGCCGATAAGGGCGAGCGCATCCTCGAGGAGGCGGAGCGGGTGGCCAAGGAGAACGACTACGAGCTGGAGGGAGAGCTGCTGCAGGCCCGCGACGCCGGCCACGCCATCGTGGACGAGGCCATCGAGCGAGGGGTGGAGGCCATCATCATGGGGGTGGAGCCCCAAGTGATCGAGGGCGGCTACGAGTGGCCCACCGAGGGCAAGCCGCGGCCCGTTTCGGCCGAGCTGCCCCTGGGACGGGTGGCCCGCTATGTCGTCCAGCACGCACCCTGCGAGGTGTGGATAATCCGTCGTCCCTTGCCGGTGTCATGA